In the genome of Vanessa cardui chromosome 18, ilVanCard2.1, whole genome shotgun sequence, the window AGGTCTTTGGCGGTTTCGATTGTTGAGGTGATTACTACTTCGTTATCCTCATCAAAATTCCGGACAATGTGAGTCGTCTTTCCGCATCCTGGTACCCCGTTTATCCACGATATCTGTGGCAGCTCCCAACCCTCAAGAGGTGCGTCGACGCCCGGACCTTCTGAGATGGACTTTGCCATCACGAGTATCCTTTCGTCTAGCATTACTCTCGTGCATCTGGCCACTACTACCACTGGGTCTCCTGTTTGTGTCAAGAACCTAGGGAATGCGTCTTTTCGCCCCTCCGCTTCAACCAGGCCAACGAATCCAACTACAACAGCGCTGTAGGCTGCCATGTACCGCCCGACATTTTCCCTTTGATAACTTGGAATGTGTCGTTGTTGTATATGGCCGCCCCGGCTTCTTCGAGCTCATATGGGTATGGGTAGGTCATGTTACAGTCCACAATATGCATTGTATTGCGAATGTTGTCGCTTATAGTCGAATGCACGATAATCCGACTGGATCAGGGGTATTGGGCAAACCCTAAAGCTTTGTAATCTTCTTGgtgatcttaattttaattgtccTAGAATCAAATCAACTCAAGACAGAAATCAACATTTAGCTTACCAATAACTTTAACTAGAACTAAATTCGCaagtaatttgacatatttCATCTTTCTCTCCCTAAATATAGAAGTCGATTGAGGCTGTATTAAGCGATAACATTGTTTAATCCTATATCTCTtagtgtattgttttaaatattatctattagtGTGAATTATtgtgtgaatttattatttttaatttactatattatttactgcattacataagtattaattagtcaatgtcaatataatatgtgtatctatttttaaagttcgatttaatttaatttatacagcTTTGAAGATtgttaaacttaaaattttaattaacttttaataattattatttgcatctatactgtaactgtaaaaattgtatgaattatttaacataggaaacaatttaggtttaagcaatgatgttctagtaaaggTTTAAGTAATACttcttatgttaaaatttttatgtattcaatagttactgtatgtttccaaaataaataaataaatatacacctATTATTTGGTAGCTATTTACATTTTCTCCCCAGAATAAAGATCCTCAATATTGTAACTTTAAAACTAACATTCGATCAATAAGGCATCTATCTTTCTATATTTaggatttacaataaaataaaaaatgtacttgaTAGGTTGCTTGGGTTCCCTGTGTTGTGTGGGATCAAAGTCATCCAAAGAAGGTCTCTTGAAAGGTAGTCGAGTGTATCTGACGTCAATTAAAGAATCTCGATTGTGTGGTTGTAAGGTAATTTTACTAATCGCTTCAAATGCGGCCCTGtgattaaatagtttaatataaatacagtttcatttaaatgtacttagtattaaaatttcatcTCAATGAAGGCTGTTATATTCCCGAACGTctcttttcttaataaatataatattaaaataaaattatatcatacatTGTCAGTGTAAGTACaacttatgtatataataatttcaaacaatattttgaaatttgaattattagtaatgtttttatttataaacagctATAAATGTAGCAAAATACGTAAACTTCTGAGATTGCAACAAGTCATTTAATGACAGAGTCACAAGCAATTATTGTGTCATTGTAAAAAGAAATTAGGATTTTAGACTTCTTTTTGCATGTTCTTTAAGTAGGTACCTATGTATTTCTTTCCACTCTCAAGTTGGCGTGGGGATAACAACTTTAATTGATAAGTGAAATGTTCAACTATGCTTCAGTAtgcgattaaaatatttattttagttaaaaaaatcagATAGGACTCGGTACTTAAATGTGTTGATCattgttaacaaaattaattaggcTAGAAAGTTTGTGTACCCTGGTCAAATTTAAAAGAGCTATTTCGATCTACTAGTTACCAATGACCGACAGTAACAAACAGTTGCCacgtttatatatttgtagtaataaaaatactaacctCTTCGTATATTCAGTTTAAAGAACCTACAAgcataaatattaagatttttagttatttttttttatttttttattgaagaatCGTCTTGTTATCTATTACAAAGGAAACCCTAAAaacatagaatatttttaatttgacaatgaGTACAATTATTGTCTATTCCTGTAAATGACAGCTCAAAAAGCCAGCGACAGTAATCTAAGGCGGAATTATTGCATTTTGTAAAACACTTTCATGTGCAATTACTATTCAAATTCGAATATCTATACCAATTATGATGTCTACCACAGAAGGAGAATTGGATGTCGAGGTGTCCCATGAACTTGAAGATGGCGAGGTATGATAATACCTTTTAGACTTGAATTTTTGGACtacttgttttaaaaatacattttcttaatCATTGTGTAACTGGGTATTTTTTAAACAGTTCAAACATTACTTAAAAAAGTCCAATATCTACTTTGAATCTATTTGACAGGCCTACTATATAAGCGACGAAATATTATGAGACTTATTCTACCATAGTTGTAACTTTTATCATAGTTGGAAGATTCTGACGTGGAAGAGGGTACATACATCCCCTTAGCGCGACCTGAAGCCTTCAACCCGCCTTCTCTAGTGAATATGCAGATTCAAGATGAACAAAGTGATGAGGAGTCTGTCCAGGAGTCAACAGGTTCGGATTCTGATGAAGAGCCCCGTCGACGGCCAAAACGGACTAGACCTCGACGCCCGCAACCACAAACTCCAACAGGCAAAAaggacaaatataatatttggtgTAAAGCATTACAGGTAAATAAGTTCAACAAATCTTTTttgtcatcattattattaaggcaaacattttaaaaacattcaataaagTCAAGCCTGACTTAGATACcatgaaacatttaaatattatttgataaaaaatagtgaaatcctacttaagtaaatataaatttctcaatttgacaatttttaaagtcatcagataaactattattttaaatctcaatAATTTATTCCAGGAAGATCTTCTTACTGAGGACATGGTCACCTGTGGTGTAACAAAGAAAAGCAGATATGGCGTTGAATCTTATGATTACACAATTAAGTACAGATTAAATGATGactatatttctaataaaaaggTATTTACAAACAGCAATGAATACAGGAATAGAGATCAATCCACAAATAAAAGAAGTATTTCAGATAGAGCTAATGTAAAGCTAAGGTTAGGTAAAAGAGTAAATAGTGAGCTGCCTTTAGAAGAGAAACAACAACCAAGAATTTTACCAGATTTACTTGTAACAGCCGATCACCCAACAGAACAAATAGCCAATGAAATTGCTGAGAAATtgttagaagaaaaaaaagactTAGTGGGTAAGATAACAAAACTAcattaatgacatattatatgtatttacttcCCAAGTgcgtaataaagttattttcatGGAACTTAAtatcttcatttatattaatattactataaataagtttggtgaatatgttttatattaaagtgaTGGAAAAtgagaaaaattaactattagtTACATTTTTCAGGTAGGATTGTGCAAGTGATTGGTGTGAGTAAAGCTATAGAAATATACAAAGAAACACAGCGAATTGAGGCAGATGGTGGAATGCTTGTAATGGTAAGTGTACATTGATCATACACCATttattgctataaaaataaCCTATGATGTGTGAAAACATtaaatgatatcattttaaaaacaaaaaaaaaattcaatttatctagacatgaaaattaaataataatgaattgaaACAACTAAAGTTTATTAGTAACATAAACCCACCATTCCACCAAATACATTAgttaaaactatcataatacccACTTAAAGTTTTGTGTAAAAATCTTTTACAGAATGGTACACGAAGGCGAACCCCTGGtggtatttatttctttttattaaaacgagATGATGATATTTCCCAAAGTatgataaatcaaatatttaatgaagaaCGGAAAGAAACAGCTCGAAAGATTAAAAAAACTCGTGCCAAGAGTCgtcaaaaagttatggaacagtTAAAACAAAGTCTTACAGGTATATTAAGCACAAAACTCTTTTACTAAACAAATGTTATGTATTACTATGTAAATGAATGTCCTTAAACTAAAActgtaaaattgttttttgactaccattttcaaatattttattatacatttctaAAATATCAGTATACTAACTTACATTGTCTAAATGTGTCAGTATTTTTATAGTCCATATTATAGTTTACAACATCCCCACATTGAATTTGTCTGTGTATAAtatgacaataatattaattatagattcaGAATTACCGTCATTACTTTCACGGGGTGAAGCAACAGTACAATCTGAACACGGTTCCAATCCACCACCGTCGCCAGCAACAGACGCACGTGAGGGCTCCAGCGACACTGACGCACACTCGCATACAGAACAACCACCATCCCCATCACAACCACGGTTACCCCTACCTGATCGGACATCGACACGTAACATACAGGAATATGAAGATGATGATTTCTTAGAAGTTATGTGCAATGATGATATGGACCTATTCTAGAGTAAGAGGTAGTTTTCCTGGTGCTGTGTTTCTGCCTCTACTGATTAGATTTAAAAGTAGcatgtaatttgtttattacctTAAATATAGTCAGACTGTTTGACTTTACAAGTGTGTGATGATGTTGCATACTTAATATCGAAGTGTGTTCCCACAGCGTGCATTCCCTTTTGCATCTCTTGATGTGGCTGTGAATTTTTACACACCGTTTACAAGACTCTAGATAAAAATGATGCCTTGGAAATTGTTACTGCTAGTAGTGGTTAATTAGTTAACTCTACAATTGGAtcagtattgtaaatattacttgTTTTTATTCAGTATGTTATCTAGGCATTGGttctattttatgtttaacatttaaaaagtaatagacTAAGTCCCTGTCTATATTGTACCACTGACTGAGGATGGGTCAGAAatacttgtataatatattcaaatacaaCAATGGACCACCTCGAAAAACTTAAAtgtaatctgtaaatatatataaaattacccaacgtttcatttataatttttcaaaaacatcaGTTTTGATAGTCTTTATACTAGTTGTTTTGAACTGTAATActatatctgtattttttttaaataggtacaataataattattttacagttttaaaagttaatcagagtttaaatctttaaaatgtcattcataaattacacaataaaac includes:
- the LOC124537261 gene encoding phosphorylated adapter RNA export protein; its protein translation is MMSTTEGELDVEVSHELEDGELEDSDVEEGTYIPLARPEAFNPPSLVNMQIQDEQSDEESVQESTGSDSDEEPRRRPKRTRPRRPQPQTPTGKKDKYNIWCKALQEDLLTEDMVTCGVTKKSRYGVESYDYTIKYRLNDDYISNKKVFTNSNEYRNRDQSTNKRSISDRANVKLRLGKRVNSELPLEEKQQPRILPDLLVTADHPTEQIANEIAEKLLEEKKDLVGRIVQVIGVSKAIEIYKETQRIEADGGMLVMNGTRRRTPGGIYFFLLKRDDDISQSMINQIFNEERKETARKIKKTRAKSRQKVMEQLKQSLTDSELPSLLSRGEATVQSEHGSNPPPSPATDAREGSSDTDAHSHTEQPPSPSQPRLPLPDRTSTRNIQEYEDDDFLEVMCNDDMDLF